The following are encoded together in the Thunnus albacares chromosome 7, fThuAlb1.1, whole genome shotgun sequence genome:
- the mafb gene encoding transcription factor MafB, whose amino-acid sequence MASELAMSNSDLPTSPLAMEYVNDFDLMKFEVKKEPVEPDRSISQCSRLVAGGSLSSTPMSTPCSSVPPSPSFSAPSPGSGSEQKAHLEDFYWMTGYQQQLNPEALGFSPEDAVEALISSSHQLQTFDGYARGQQFGGAAGAGGAMAGEEMGSAAAVVSAVIAAAAAQNGTPHHHHHHHHHHHAGAHHPSSGSQSGGGAGGNHQHLRLEDRFSDEQLVTMSVRELNRQLRGVSKEEVIRLKQKRRTLKNRGYAQSCRYKRVQQRHVLEGEKTQLIQQVDHLKQEISRLARERDVYKEKYEKLISTGFRENGGSSSDNNPSSPEFFMTSRKFLHL is encoded by the exons ATGGCATCAGAGCTGGCAATGAGCAACTCCGACCTGCCCACCAGTCCCCTGGCCATGGAATATGTTAATGACTTCGATCTGATGAAGTTTGAAGTGAAAAAGGAGCCGGTGGAGCCCGATCGCAGCATCAGCCAGTGCAGCCGCCTGGTCGCCGGGGGATCCCTATCTTCCACCCCGATGAGCACGCCTTGCAGCTCGGTTCCCCCCTCTCCAAGCTTCTCGGCGCCCAGTCCGGGATCAGGGAGCGAACAGAAGGCGCACTTGGAGGATTTCTACTGGATGACCGGGTACCAACAGCAGTTGAACCCCGAGGCTCTGGGCTTTAGCCCGGAGGACGCCGTAGAGGCGCTGATCAGCAGCAGTCACCAGCTCCAGACCTTCGATGGCTATGCCAGGGGGCAGCAGTTCGGCGGCGCAGCCGGGGCAGGAGGCGCCATGGCCGGGGAGGAGATGGGATCAGCGGCCGCCGTGGTGTCCGCGGTTAtcgctgcagctgcagctcaaaACGGGACTccccaccaccatcaccaccaccaccaccaccaccacgcAGGAGCACACCACCCGTCCTCCGGGTCTCAGTCCGGCGGCGGCGCGGGTGGAAACCACCAGCACCTGCGCTTGGAAGATCGGTTCTCGGACGAGCAGCTGGTGACCATGTCGGTGCGGGAATTGAACCGGCAGCTCCGGGGGGTCAGCAAGGAAGAGGTGATTCGTCtgaaacagaagaggaggacGCTAAAGAACAGAGGCTATGCCCAGTCCTGCCGGTACAAGCGGGTCCAGCAGCGGCACGTCCTGGAGGGAGAGAAGACGCAACTCATTCAGCAGGTGGACCACCTCAAGCAGGAGATCTCCCGGCTGGCCAGGGAGAGGGACGTCTACAAGGAGAAATACGAAAAGCTGATCAGCACCGGCTTCAGAGAAAACGGAGGATCCAGCAGCGACAACAACCCTTCATCCCCGGAGTTTTTCAT GACATCAAGAAAATTCCTCCATCTGTGA